In Hemitrygon akajei chromosome 12, sHemAka1.3, whole genome shotgun sequence, a single window of DNA contains:
- the angptl3 gene encoding angiopoietin-related protein 3: MKMLFMAFLILLLTHYSVQIPVNNSGSEPASRFAMLDDVRILANGLLQLGHGLRDFVQKTKDQVNEILEKISIFDRSFTELSKETNGIKHNEQELKKHTAILQAKNDELKTMSLDIKEKLNSIVENQTFLETKVEGLEDKLYKLNEIKSEILEMKKIPSLTVLIEEQTKNIKSLINTLQKQHSNLDKQSHQIQKLEEK, from the exons ATGAAAATGCTCTTTATGGCATTCCTTATTTTACTTCTGACCCATTATTCTGTTCAAATACCAGTAAACAATTCTGGCTCAGAACCCGCTTCTAGATTTGCAATGCTGGATGATGTAAGGATTTTAGCCAATGGACTGCTTCAGTTGGGACATGGTCTAAGAGATTTTGTCCAGAAAACTAAAGATCAAGTGAATGAAATACTTGAAAAAATTAGTATTTTCGACAGATCCTTCACTGAACTCTCAAAGGAAACCAATGGGATCAAACATAATGAACAGGAACTGAAAAAACATACTGCAATTCTACAAGCCAAAAATGATGAGCTAAAAACTATGTCACTTGATATCAAAGAAAAATTAAACAGCATCGTGGAGAATCAAACTTTTCTAGAAACAAAAGTAGAAGGTCTGGAAGACAAATTATACAAACTGaatgaaatcaaatcagaaaTATTGGAGATGAAGAAGATCCCATCTCTAACA GTTCTTATTGAAGAACAAACCAAAAATATCAAAAGCCTGATCAATACTTTACAGAAGCAACACAGTAACCTGGACaagcagagccatcaaatacagaAACTGGAAGAAAAGTAA